In Musa acuminata AAA Group cultivar baxijiao chromosome BXJ3-9, Cavendish_Baxijiao_AAA, whole genome shotgun sequence, a single genomic region encodes these proteins:
- the LOC103999192 gene encoding transcription factor MYB1 isoform X2 codes for MGRKPCCVREGLRTGAWTAQEDHVLVSYIKVHGEGLKRCGKSCRLRWLNYLRPGIKRGNISDDEEELIIRLHKLLGNRWSLIAGRLPGRTDNEIKNYWNTTLGKKVHGNASQRKPILNVSLADSTTAGTGAAGDASVVQTKAQRCTKTFFHQDQGLLPAPIDHQRHESTTAEPTSPSKAPQSDVSLDGVPLVPGEEDEAVCFSMSPNSTLLLDMPSMEDWIGSDCFQPDIDFSFTSVASFFDMEEWLNWT; via the exons atgggaaggAAGCCATGCTGCGTAAGGGAAGGGCTCAGGACAGGAGCGTGGACTGCGCAGGAAGACCACGTACTTGTGTCCTACATCAAGGTTCATGGAGAAG GCTTAAAGCGCTGTGGAAAGAGCTGCCGGCTGCGGTGGCTCAACTACCTGAGGCCCGGTATCAAGCGAGGCAACATATCCGATGACGAAGAAGAGCTCATCATCAGACTACACAAGCTCCTTGGAAACAG GTGGTCTCTAATCGCAGGAAGGCTGCCAGGGCGAACAGACAATgaaatcaagaactactggaacacaaCCCTAGGAAAGAAAGTCCACGGCAACGCATCCCAAAGGAAGCCCATCCTGAATGTCTCCCTGGCCGATTCGACGACGGCGGGAACGGGAGCAGCTGGAGATGCATCCGTCGTCCAAACCAAGGCCCAGAGGTGCACCAAGACGTTCTTCCACCAGGACCAAGGACTCCTGCCAGCTCCAATCGACCACCAGCGTCATGAATCGACGACGGCCGAACCCACCAGCCCCTCCAAAGCTCCTCAAAGTGATGTTTCTCTTGACGGCGTTCCCCTAGTACCAGGAGAAGAAGACGAGGCTGTCTGTTTTAGCATGTCTCCCAACAGCACTCTCTTGCTCGATATGCCGTCCATGGAAGACTGGATCGGGAGTGATTGTTTTCAGCCGGACATCGATTTCAGCTTCACTTCAGTAGCTTCCTTCTTTGATATGGAGGAGTGGCTGAATTGGACCTAA
- the LOC103974171 gene encoding F-box protein At3g56470-like, which produces MDSPDWTSLPLDVLTKIGEKLPVPHRACFRATCKDWCSALLPVVIPSPWLFLVGKNSDTCNFLSLPTRRSFTYSLLPERHGVRYVGSQAGWLAVYNENLDVSLINPLTAARICLPSFLTLPNFELVGGSCVLPHLHRISRFFVSKVIFSANPTTHNYIAVSLYGTPQIEIAYAKAGGDKWNLLQTTSTQNRSYEDIMYHNGKFYCITVEAEVFAFDLSGVSPTVTVVAERTSLGLTYFDYHIPCFGVIQIYGKYLACSSTGELFLIFRREVLCHESLGWKGIMVWRYNPQRQPCWEAVKNLGNKSLLIGINNAISISTENFRGARRDCVYFTEALVRTIVDDRPEFILSIGVFDVERGKWARANSQLESHSQPPIWFTPSML; this is translated from the coding sequence ATGGACAGCCCTGACTGGACATCGCTCCCGCTGGATGTCCTCACGAAGATTGGCGAAAAGCTTCCCGTCCCTCACCGTGCCTGCTTTCGTGCCACATGCAAGGATTGGTGTTCCGCACTCCTACCCGTTGTCATCCCGTCCCCGTGGCTCTTCTTAGTCGGCAAGAACAGCGATACCTGCAACTTCTTGTCTCTCCCCACCAGACGCTCCTTCACCTACTCCCTTCTCCCTGAGCGCCACGGCGTGCGGTATGTGGGCTCTCAAGCTGGTTGGCTAGCAGTCTACAATGAAAACCTGGATGTCAGCCTCATAAATCCTCTAACAGCGGCTCGAATCTGCCTCCCCTCCTTCCTCACCCTACCCAATTTTGAGCTCGTCGGCGGCAGCTGTGTCCTTCCTCATCTCCACCGAATCTCCCGTTTTTTTGTTTCGAAAGTTATCTTCTCCGCAAATCCAACTACCCATAATTACATCGCGGtgagtctctatggcactccccaAATTGAAATCGCCTACGCAAAAGCAGGCGGAGACAAGTGGAATCTTCTTCAGACGACATCGACTCAGAATCGTTCATACGAGGATATCATGTACCACAATGGGAAATTCTACTGCATAACAGTTGAAGCCGAAGTCTTCGCTTTTGACCTCAGTGGAGTTTCTCCCACCGTGACGGTGGTCGCGGAGAGAACGTCACTCGGTTTGACATATTTCGACTATCACATTCCTTGCTTCGGTGTCATACAAATTTACGGCAAATACTTGGCGTGCTCGAGCACCGGGGAGCTGTTCCTGATTTTTAGGCGCGAAGTTCTCTGTCATGAATCGCTGGGATGGAAGGGTATCATGGTTTGGAGGTACAATCCTCAGCGTCAGCCATGTTGGGAAGCTGTGAAGAACTTGGGGAACAAGTCCTTGTTGATCGGTATCAACAACGCTATATCGATTTCTACCGAGAATTTTCGAGGTGCACGACGAGATTGCGTCTACTTTACGGAGGCGCTGGTCAGAACCATAGTCGATGACCGGCCCGAATTCATTCTTAGCATTGGAGTGTTTGATGTGGAACGGGGAAAGTGGGCGCGGGCAAACTCTCAGTTAGAATCACACTCGCAGCCACCCATCTGGTTCACTCCCTCCATGCTGTGA
- the LOC135649117 gene encoding F-box protein At3g56470-like: protein MDSPDWTSLPLDVLTKIGEKLPVPHRACFRATCKDWCSALLPVVIPSPWLLLVGKNSDTCNFSSLPTRRSFTYPLLPELHGVRYVGSQAGWLAVYNENLDVSLINPLTAARICLPSFLTLPNFELVGGICVLPHLNRISRCFVTKVIFSANPTTHNYIAVSLYGIPRGEIAYAKAGGDKWNLLQTTWTQNRSYEDIMYHNGKFYCITVEAEVSAFDLSGVSPTVTVVGESTSLGLTHFDCHIPCSRVRHIHNKYLACSSTGELFLILRRTVLSYESLGWKAIMVWRYNPQRQPCWEAVKNLGNKSLMIGINNAISISNENFRDARRDCVYFTEALIRTIVDGRPEFIPSIVLSDVQRGKWARANSQLQPLVLPPIWFTPSMQ from the coding sequence ATGGACAGCCCTGACTGGACATCGCTCCCGCTGGATGTCCTCACGAAGATTGGCGAAAAGCTTCCGGTCCCTCACCGTGCCTGCTTTCGTGCCACATGCAAGGATTGGTGTTCCGCACTCCTACCCGTTGTCATCCCGTCCCCGTGGCTCCTCTTAGTCGGCAAGAACAGCGATACCTGCAACTTCTCGTCTCTCCCCACCAGACGCTCCTTCACCTATCCCCTTCTCCCTGAGCTCCACGGCGTGCGGTATGTGGGCTCTCAAGCTGGTTGGCTAGCAGTCTACAATGAAAACCTGGATGTCAGCCTCATAAATCCTCTAACAGCGGCTCGAATCTGCCTCCCCTCCTTCCTCACCCTACCCAATTTTGAGCTCGTCGGCGGCATCTGTGTCCTTCCTCATCTCAACCGAATCTCCCGTTGTTTTGTTACGAAAGTTATCTTCTCCGCAAATCCAACTACCCATAATTACATCGCGGTGAGTCTCTATGGAATTCCCCGAGGTGAAATCGCCTACGCAAAAGCAGGCGGAGACAAGTGGAATCTTCTTCAGACGACATGGACTCAGAATCGTTCATACGAGGATATCATGTACCACAATGGGAAATTCTACTGCATAACAGTTGAAGCCGAAGTCTCCGCTTTTGACCTCAGTGGAGTTTCTCCCACCGTGACGGTGGTCGGCGAGAGCACGTCACTCGGTTTGACACATTTCGACTGTCACATTCCTTGCTCCCGTGTCAGACACATTCACAACAAATACTTGGCGTGCTCGAGCACCGGGGAGCTGTTCCTGATTTTGAGGCGCACAGTTCTCTCATACGAATCGCTGGGATGGAAGGCTATCATGGTTTGGAGGTACAATCCTCAGCGTCAGCCATGTTGGGAAGCTGTGAAGAACTTGGGGAATAAGTCCTTGATGATCGGTATCAACAACGCTATATCGATTTCTAACGAGAATTTTCGAGATGCACGACGAGATTGCGTCTACTTTACGGAGGCGCTGATCAGAACCATAGTCGATGGCCGGCCCGAATTCATTCCTAGCATTGTATTGTCTGATGTGCAACGGGGAAAGTGGGCGCGGGCAAACTCTCAGTTACAACCACTCGTGCTGCCACCCATCTGGTTCACTCCCTCCATGCAGTGA
- the LOC103999192 gene encoding transcription factor MYB1 isoform X1: MGRKPCCVREGLRTGAWTAQEDHVLVSYIKVHGEGKWRSLPKRAGLKRCGKSCRLRWLNYLRPGIKRGNISDDEEELIIRLHKLLGNRWSLIAGRLPGRTDNEIKNYWNTTLGKKVHGNASQRKPILNVSLADSTTAGTGAAGDASVVQTKAQRCTKTFFHQDQGLLPAPIDHQRHESTTAEPTSPSKAPQSDVSLDGVPLVPGEEDEAVCFSMSPNSTLLLDMPSMEDWIGSDCFQPDIDFSFTSVASFFDMEEWLNWT; this comes from the exons atgggaaggAAGCCATGCTGCGTAAGGGAAGGGCTCAGGACAGGAGCGTGGACTGCGCAGGAAGACCACGTACTTGTGTCCTACATCAAGGTTCATGGAGAAGGTAAATGGAGGAGCCTCCCCAAACGAGCAG GCTTAAAGCGCTGTGGAAAGAGCTGCCGGCTGCGGTGGCTCAACTACCTGAGGCCCGGTATCAAGCGAGGCAACATATCCGATGACGAAGAAGAGCTCATCATCAGACTACACAAGCTCCTTGGAAACAG GTGGTCTCTAATCGCAGGAAGGCTGCCAGGGCGAACAGACAATgaaatcaagaactactggaacacaaCCCTAGGAAAGAAAGTCCACGGCAACGCATCCCAAAGGAAGCCCATCCTGAATGTCTCCCTGGCCGATTCGACGACGGCGGGAACGGGAGCAGCTGGAGATGCATCCGTCGTCCAAACCAAGGCCCAGAGGTGCACCAAGACGTTCTTCCACCAGGACCAAGGACTCCTGCCAGCTCCAATCGACCACCAGCGTCATGAATCGACGACGGCCGAACCCACCAGCCCCTCCAAAGCTCCTCAAAGTGATGTTTCTCTTGACGGCGTTCCCCTAGTACCAGGAGAAGAAGACGAGGCTGTCTGTTTTAGCATGTCTCCCAACAGCACTCTCTTGCTCGATATGCCGTCCATGGAAGACTGGATCGGGAGTGATTGTTTTCAGCCGGACATCGATTTCAGCTTCACTTCAGTAGCTTCCTTCTTTGATATGGAGGAGTGGCTGAATTGGACCTAA